CTAGCACGCATCGGAAACAGGCCTTGCGGGCGAAACGCGAGAACAATCGCCATCAGCAGATAGACCAGCATGGATGCAAGAGCGGGCCCAACTGCGGTCGCAATCGCTGGATCGAATGTAGCTCGCAACCAGACCGGAATGAAGACTCGTCCCAAAGTATCAACAAGTCCGACGATGATGGCTCCCAGGAATGCTCCCCGGATCGATCCGATTCCGCCGATGACGATCACAACCAGCGTCAGGATCAGCGTAGGCTCGCCCATGCCGGACTCGATCGAAAGAATCGGCCCAACCAGAGCACCCGCCAGCCCGGCCAGTGCCGCGCCAAGGGCAAACACGAACCTGTTCAGCCACCCGATATTGACACCCAGCGCCGACACCATCTCCCTGTTGCTGGCCCCAGCCCTGATCAACATCCCGATACGGGTTCGCTCAATCAGAAGATAGAGACCTAGCGCAACCAGCAATCCGGAGACAATGATCAGAAGACGATACGATGGATACATGAATCCACCCAAGTTCACCGCCCCGGACAAGGCTTCCGGTGTTTCCATATACACAGGCGAGCTACCCCAGATGACGCTGACAAGCTCATTGCAGAAGAGAACGATTCCAAAGGTCGCCAGCACCTGCTCGAGGTGTGATCGCCGATGAAGACGGTACAGCCCCAGCATATCGCCAGCCAGTCCAACCAGGAACATCAGTACAACTGACAAAAGGATGGCGAGCGCAAACGAACCAGTGTGCACAGAAAGGCTGGCCGCGAAATAAGCCCCGAACATGTAAAGTGAACCGTGTGCCAGGTTCACAAAACTCATGATCCCAAAGACAAGTGTCAGCCCGGCTGCCATCAAAAACAACAGCAGACCGAACTGAAGGCCATTAAGCGCCTGCCCAACAAACAGATTGAAAGTCACAAACGTTCAGGTCAGAGCGGACATTCTTTGAGGTACGAGTCGGAGTGACCTGGCAAGGTTTCCTGGAGCGTCTTGTGTGAGACCCGTCCCTTGTCGTCCTTTGCCACCTCGAATACATACATGTCAAGGACTGGGAACCCATTTTTGTTGAATTTGAAATTGCCACGAACTGATTCGAAATCAGCTTCGCGCAATGCTGCCTTCAACGCAGCCTTGTCCTTTGCGTTCCCATCCGTCTTGGCAAGCGCACTGTCAAGCAGCATGGCTGCATCGTAGGCCTGCGCAGCGTATTGCGAAGGGATACGTCCGTACTTGGCCTCAAAATCAGCCACGAACTTCTTGTTGGCTGCATTATCAAAGTCCGGCCCCCAGAACGAACCCGAAATCGCGCCAATAGCGGTCTCCTGCAAAGCGGGAAGGGTCGAGCCGTCAAAGCTTGAGACAGACATCAGAGGAATCTGGCCAAGCAACCCCGCCTGACGGAACTGTTTGATGAAGTTAATTCCCATACCACCCGGATAGAAAACATAGACGGCATCGGGTGCAGCGGCTTGCAACTGCGCAATTTCAGCCGAGTAATCAGGCTGGTTGACGCGGGTATACACCTCGCCCACGATGTTGCCCTTGAAAAATCGCTTGAAACCACCCACAGCATCTCGCCCGGCTTGATAGTTAGGTGCCATCACGTAAACATTCTTGTATCCCTTGTCGGTGGCATATTTGCCGACACCTTCTGCCTGCTGGTCGTTCTGATAGGAGGCAAAGAAGAAATTCGGGTCACACCGCTCACCGGCCAGCGGTGCTGGACCTGCGTTCATCCCGACAAAGATTGTTTCCGAATCGGCCAGGGGCTTTGCAATGGCCATCATGACATTGGAAAACGTGATACCACCCACGATGTCGACCTGATCCCGCTCAATGAATCGGTTCACAGTCTGGACTGCCAGGTCGGGCTTGAGCTGATCGTCTTCCTTGATCACTTCCACAGTCGCCCCGCCGAGCTTGCCACCAGCATTCTCGATCCCTAGCATGAACCCATCGTACATATCCTGGCCCAATGCGGCGGCGGGCCCGGACAAAGTCGCCATGAATCCAATCTTGACAGGTTCACCCTGAGCAAACGCCCACGCTGGCGCAGCCGCCAGCAACATTGCTCCAATCGATCGTCTGAACTGTGATGTCATCTTGTATGGTTCCATTCGAGTTAAGAACTGCCGGGCAAACCCCGTCCTTGAATCAGCGCGTCGCCGACCGCGAATCAACGCGAAACAGGCCTCGCCAGAAAATATGTAACGACTTGTTTACCAGAATATATAGGAAAACACGCCTATAAGTCAGTTACGTCTCTTGTCAGGCCTCTTGTTATACATTTTGCCATGTCAATTTTTGTCCTGTATGCGCCCCGGGGCGATATCGGTATCTCCGGATGGAATCGCCAGGAAAAAGCTGCTTATCCATTCTGATGGATCAACTTCAATGGGCAACAGGCAGACAAGTCTGGCATTTGCAACGGAGCAACGCTGATCTAAACTCGGACTTGAAACGGGACTGATCACAATGAACATTTGTGCTCCCATGTCACCGCCCACAGTCACGGCCCACATTTCAAACCCGAAGTTCTGAAGCAACTGGAATCCATCTTGAAAGCGTTCTACGACAAAAGACTGCAACTCCATACCCCTCAAACCTATCTGTCTCGAGGCAAGATGCGTACACCGCAGGAACTGCCAGTCAGATCTGAGAAGCTTCTGGAAGGTGCCATAGCAGCAGGACTGGAGATGCTCCCTCCACAAGACTACGGGATGAATCCATTACTGGATGTGCACGATCCGGCCTATCTGATATTTCTGAGAACAGCACACTCGCAGTGGCAGAAACTCGGGCCAGACTGGGGTGACGAGGTGATCTCCAACATCTACGTGCGACATCCGAACGCCCAGAGAGGCATACTGGCACTTGCAGCCATGCACCTGGCCGACGGCAGTTGTCCGGTTGGTGAGCATACATGGACGACTTGTTACTGGGCCGCGCAGTGCGCCATTAACGCCGCACAGGCCGTGCTGGATGGAGACTCGAGAGCCTACGCTCTTTGCAGGCCCCCTGGCCATCACGCACGGCGGGACGCGGCAGGTGGATTCTGCTATCTGAACAATGCAGCAATTGCGGCAGAAATGATTGCCAGAACATCCAGAAGGGTCGTCATTCTGGATACTGACGTGCATCATGGGCAAGGCATTCAGGAGATCTTTTACAATCGGGACGATATTCTTTACATCTCCATTCATGCCGACCCGACCAATTTCTACCCTGTTGTCGCCGGTTTTGAGCAAGAGAAAGGTTCCGGTGCTGGCTATGGTTACAACATCAACCTCCCGATGCCGCATGGTTCAAGTGAAAGCGATTTTTTTGAGAGGCTGGACATTGCCACAGAGGCAATCAAGGATTTCAAGCCTGACATGTTGGTTCATTCGCTCGGTTTTGATATCTATGAGCAGGACCCTCAGTCAAAGGTTGCTGTCACGCAGTCCGGGTTCAAGCAGTTAGGCGACAGAATCCGCCGATTTGCCTTGCCAACAGTTGTCGTCCAGGAAGGCGGGTACCACTACGACACGCTCGCCACTAACCTTCAAGCTTACTGCAAGGGTCTGCTTGCCCTTTGACTGGCCTTGAGAGGCTGGCGTATCCGCTCTGGAATTTCAACTTCCGCCGGTCTTGGTCATCAGGGAAATCTTGGTCAAGCCGGCATTCTTGACTTTGACGATGACATCCGCAAGGAAAGCATAGCGAACGTCCTCATCACTCCAGATTCGGATAACTGGAGAAATCTCCAGGCCCGCCGTCTGCTTTAACATCAGTGACAGCGCATCATCGTCCAGGACATTCCCATCTTCAGTCAGCAAAACACCATCATCGCGCAAACTCAGATTGATAGCGTCGACAGGCTCTTGCGGTGCCATTGCCTGGGTCTTGGGCAAACTCACCAGCACAGACTGGGCGGCCATAGGCGCAGCAAGAATGAAGAGCACCAGCAACACCAGGACAATATCAATGAGCGGAACCATGTTGATTTCGGACATCGCCTGATCACGCCCTCTGACCGAGGATTGGAACGATCCAAACGCCATATCAATGGTCTCCTTTGGCAACCAGATCAATCTGCTTGGCTTTGGGGCTGACGCCGACCGTCTGACCAGTCGTCAGAAACACAAACAGCTCATGAGCAAAAGCATCAAGCTGACCAAGAATGACACGATTGATTCGGACAAGCGTGTTGTAGGCCAGCACCGCGGGAATGGCGACCGCAAGCCCCAATCCGGTCATGATGAGCGCTTCACCGACAGGACCAGCCAGTTGTGTGAAGTTAGCACCATCCTCGGCCGCAATTGTCATGAGTGCGTGATAAACGCCCCAAACCGTCCCGAACAGCCCGACGAACGGTGCAGTCGCTCCGATTGTAGCGAGTACCGTCAACCCGTTTTCGAACTTGGAGGTTTCTTCGTCAAGCACCTTGCGCATGCTTCGCGTTACAAACTCTCCGGTTGAACCGACCTCTTCAAGCCGGGTTGCTCCATACTGGATATGGTGGTTCCGCGCATGAATCGCATGAATGGTGAGATGCGCAAACGGGTCTCTGACTCCATGTGCAATCAGCTCATTCTCCACCTGCTCCAGCGATGTCGCATTCCAGAATTTCACCAGAAAGTCCCTGGAGAACCGCTTGACACGCCACAGAAAAACACTCTTCGCAACGATTAGATACCAGGTCGTGCATGACATGATCGCAAGAACTACAAACAAAGACTTGCTCACCATGTCTGTGTGATACCAGAGTATCGACCAGACTTCACTATGGGTTTCCATCCTACCTACTTCCTTAGTACAAAATTGAAAGGAATATCTGCAAAAGCTCTAAACGGCACGCCATTACGCTGATATGGCTTGAATGTTGCGCGCCTCGCGGCACTGAGCGCAGCCTCGTCCAAAGAAGCGACGCCAGACGATTGTTTGAGCAAAACCGACTCAACCTCGCCTGAACGGTCAATCGTGACTCTCACGACAACCAGCCCTTCAAGACCGAGAC
This sequence is a window from Orrella marina. Protein-coding genes within it:
- a CDS encoding branched-chain amino acid ABC transporter permease, coding for MTFNLFVGQALNGLQFGLLLFLMAAGLTLVFGIMSFVNLAHGSLYMFGAYFAASLSVHTGSFALAILLSVVLMFLVGLAGDMLGLYRLHRRSHLEQVLATFGIVLFCNELVSVIWGSSPVYMETPEALSGAVNLGGFMYPSYRLLIIVSGLLVALGLYLLIERTRIGMLIRAGASNREMVSALGVNIGWLNRFVFALGAALAGLAGALVGPILSIESGMGEPTLILTLVVIVIGGIGSIRGAFLGAIIVGLVDTLGRVFIPVWLRATFDPAIATAVGPALASMLVYLLMAIVLAFRPQGLFPMRARGQS
- a CDS encoding ABC transporter substrate-binding protein, translating into MTSQFRRSIGAMLLAAAPAWAFAQGEPVKIGFMATLSGPAAALGQDMYDGFMLGIENAGGKLGGATVEVIKEDDQLKPDLAVQTVNRFIERDQVDIVGGITFSNVMMAIAKPLADSETIFVGMNAGPAPLAGERCDPNFFFASYQNDQQAEGVGKYATDKGYKNVYVMAPNYQAGRDAVGGFKRFFKGNIVGEVYTRVNQPDYSAEIAQLQAAAPDAVYVFYPGGMGINFIKQFRQAGLLGQIPLMSVSSFDGSTLPALQETAIGAISGSFWGPDFDNAANKKFVADFEAKYGRIPSQYAAQAYDAAMLLDSALAKTDGNAKDKAALKAALREADFESVRGNFKFNKNGFPVLDMYVFEVAKDDKGRVSHKTLQETLPGHSDSYLKECPL
- a CDS encoding histone deacetylase family protein; translated protein: MKAFYDKRLQLHTPQTYLSRGKMRTPQELPVRSEKLLEGAIAAGLEMLPPQDYGMNPLLDVHDPAYLIFLRTAHSQWQKLGPDWGDEVISNIYVRHPNAQRGILALAAMHLADGSCPVGEHTWTTCYWAAQCAINAAQAVLDGDSRAYALCRPPGHHARRDAAGGFCYLNNAAIAAEMIARTSRRVVILDTDVHHGQGIQEIFYNRDDILYISIHADPTNFYPVVAGFEQEKGSGAGYGYNINLPMPHGSSESDFFERLDIATEAIKDFKPDMLVHSLGFDIYEQDPQSKVAVTQSGFKQLGDRIRRFALPTVVVQEGGYHYDTLATNLQAYCKGLLAL
- a CDS encoding ExbD/TolR family protein; its protein translation is MAFGSFQSSVRGRDQAMSEINMVPLIDIVLVLLVLFILAAPMAAQSVLVSLPKTQAMAPQEPVDAINLSLRDDGVLLTEDGNVLDDDALSLMLKQTAGLEISPVIRIWSDEDVRYAFLADVIVKVKNAGLTKISLMTKTGGS